AAGAGGCGGGGGCGGTAGCCGTCATGGCCCTGGAGCGTGTGCCTTCCGATATCCGGCGGGACGGCGGCGTGGCCCGGATGTCCGACCCGGGCATGATTGCAGATATAAAAAAGGCCGTCACGGTGCCCGTCATGGCCAAGGCCCGGATCGGCCACTTTGTGGAGGCCCAGCTCCTGGAGGCCTTGAAAATTGATTACATTGACGAAAGCGAAGTTTTGACCCCGGCCGATGAAGAATGCCATATAGACAAGACCAGGTTTGCCATCCCCTTCGTCTGCGGCGCCCGTAATCTGGGTGAGGCCCTGCGCCGCATCGCCGAAGGCGCCGCCATGATCCGCACTAAAGGCGAGGCCGGCACGGGTAACGTGGTTGAGGCCGTCCGCCACATGCGCGCCATAAACCGCGAAATCCGCCAGCTTGCCCAGATGCCCGTCGAGGAAGTCACGGGTTTTGCCAAGGCCAACGGCATTCCTTACGAACTTGCCCTGCAAGTGCGCGAGCTCGGCCGCCTGCCCGTCGTCAATTTCGCCGCCGGCGGTATTGCCACACCCGCCGATGCCGCGCTGATGATGCAATTGGGCTGCGATGGCGTCTTTGTCGGCTCGGGCATCTTCAAATCCGACAGCCCTGCCCTGCGCGCCCGGGCCATCGTCAAGGCCACTGCCTATTTCAACGATCCGGCGAAGGTGCTGGAAGCTTCGATGGGTCTGGGCACCGCCATGCCGGGGCTCGAAATATCCGCCATCCCGGAACAACAGTTGCTGGCCGGGAGGGGCTGGTAAGGTTTTGTGAAATCCTTAGGCGTGCTCAATCTGCAGGGCGGGGTGGTCGAACACCTGGATCATCTGGAACGGCTGGGCATCAATGCCCGGCCTGTTAAAGAGGAGGCCGATTTCGAGGATCTGGCCGGGCTCATCATTCCGGGCGGCGAAAGTACGTGTCTTTCCCGCCTGCTGCGCATCTTTTCTTTAGACGAAATCATCACGCGGGAGTTCCGCCGGGGCATGAAGATCTGGGGGACCTGCGCCGGGGCGATCCTGCTGGCCCGCACGGTTGTCGGAGCGGCAGCGCATCTGGCACTTATAGACATCGAACTGGAGCGGAACGGCTTCGGCAGCCAGCTTGAAAGTTTTGCCTGCGAAGCCCTGGTCCCGGCGGTCGCTCCGGGGCTTTTGCCCCTCACTTTTATCCGCGCCCCCAAGATCACCCAAATCGGCCCCGGTGTGCAGGTTTTGCTTACTATGGGAGAGTTTACCGCCGCCGCGGAAAGCGCTGGCGTATTAGTCACGGTTTTCCACCCGGAACTGACGGGATGCTTGGCCTGGCACCGGTATTTCGCCCGTAAATGCGGACTGGAACCCTATGATGAAAGCCGGGCGCCTGACCAGGATCGAAACTGGGACAACAGGAGTTGGACACGCCTGGCTCGCATTGCCGGATAGCCATTTTTTAAATCCCCCTTAATCCCCCTTTTACAAAGGGGGAAAAGTAAGAAATCAGCATCCCTCCTTTAGTAAAGGGGGGCAGGGGGGATTTGTCTCACACAGTTCAGGCGTAATCTCCGTGCTCCATGGTCTTGCTGAAGGTGAGCTTCGGCCATTGCTTCATGGTATCCGCCAGGCGCCATTCGTTGGCCGCCAGATAGGCCAGGTTCCCCTCGGCATCGCCGGCCAGGTGATCCTTCATGGCCTTCTCGAACTCCTTGAGCTGCATCCGGTCGGGGCCAGTAATCCAGCGCACCGTGGACAGATTGACCACTTCATAGGAAGCCTCCACGTTATACTCGGCAAGAAGTCTCGCCATGATCACTTCGAACTGCAACTCGCCCACAGCGCCCAGGATGAAATAACTGCTGGCGAGCGGGCGGAAGAGCTGCACCGCCCCTTCCTCGGCCAACTGCATCAGTCCTTTTTCCAACTGTTTGGCCTTCAGGGGATTGTTCAGACGGACCCGGCGGAAATATTCCGGGGCGAAGTTCGGGATGCCCGTAAACTTGAGCGGCTCCTTTTCCGTAAAGGTGTCGGCG
This genomic stretch from Deltaproteobacteria bacterium harbors:
- the pdxS gene encoding pyridoxal 5'-phosphate synthase lyase subunit PdxS — its product is MDKKRYELNVQLAQMLKGGVIMDVTNVEQAKIAEEAGAVAVMALERVPSDIRRDGGVARMSDPGMIADIKKAVTVPVMAKARIGHFVEAQLLEALKIDYIDESEVLTPADEECHIDKTRFAIPFVCGARNLGEALRRIAEGAAMIRTKGEAGTGNVVEAVRHMRAINREIRQLAQMPVEEVTGFAKANGIPYELALQVRELGRLPVVNFAAGGIATPADAALMMQLGCDGVFVGSGIFKSDSPALRARAIVKATAYFNDPAKVLEASMGLGTAMPGLEISAIPEQQLLAGRGW
- the pdxT gene encoding pyridoxal 5'-phosphate synthase glutaminase subunit PdxT, whose product is MKSLGVLNLQGGVVEHLDHLERLGINARPVKEEADFEDLAGLIIPGGESTCLSRLLRIFSLDEIITREFRRGMKIWGTCAGAILLARTVVGAAAHLALIDIELERNGFGSQLESFACEALVPAVAPGLLPLTFIRAPKITQIGPGVQVLLTMGEFTAAAESAGVLVTVFHPELTGCLAWHRYFARKCGLEPYDESRAPDQDRNWDNRSWTRLARIAG